Genomic segment of Apium graveolens cultivar Ventura chromosome 7, ASM990537v1, whole genome shotgun sequence:
TAACTACAAGCCGAGTTCGGGCAGAAATTATGGCTCGTTTAATTACCCGGGCCGGCTCTACTCGACTCGTAAAATTAAATGAGCCGAGTTCGGGTAGAGTTTTAGGCTCGATTAAGTGTAAAATTAATCAAGCCGGCTCGACTCGATTTATgaaattaaacgagtcgagttcggTCAAGGTTTTGGCTCAATTAGTTAAACGAGTAGGCTCGGCTTGACTCGATTAATCTCGGCTCGAATTACGTCCGACTCGAAACTCGGTTCGCTCGGCCCAAATTATAGCCCTACCCCTCTTTAAACCGAGCATCTAAATCTTAAGGCATGAGAAAAAGAAAGAAGAGTTTTTTATGATACTTAACAAATAGAGTTAATCAACATGTTATACAATATTACTAATATTTTGGTAGGGTAGAGTGGTAGTATATAGAAATTGTTTGTAGTGTACATGGACCCTGAGTTAGTGCAGTATTGAAAGGGAAGGAAACTATATATTAGTGTAAAATGTAAAATACAGTTGTTTGTATGTGATGCACCTAGGGCTAGTTGTTTGTTGTCCAACGGCGTGTGTTAGAGCACAAACAAGAAAAGATAGGAGGGGATGGTCCAGTGATTGTAACAGCTGCAATTTCAATCAGTTCAGTCCATTTTTTCTTTTTGGTCATCTAAACATCATCATGACATGTCCTTCATTAGATTAAACAGACTTTGTTTGTGATAATGTAtgctaattaattaattagttgtGTAACTTTCAATCAAATCCTTGCATTATGGGGGATGTCGATCTCACTTTGATTTTGTTTCTTCATTCACAAAGGCCACTTGTTTTACGCCGTAACATCTGTTTGCGGAAAATTATGCGGATACGAGGAATCCTAAAAACAAAAAATAAAGTGCGGATAGAGAAACGTGATCCTCGCGTGTTCAAATTAAATCTATCCACCTATCCGCAAAAAATTCCGTAAATAAATGTGTTACGCCTAGATTTCTGCCGATGCAAGAACACCATTCGGCTTCCAAAAATTCCCTTCGGTTATGACATGAAAAGGAAGACCTCCCCCGATTCACTTCCAGTTTAAGAATCAGTAAGTAATTTGAGTATAATTTGAATGTAGAAATAGGACGTTGTTTCAGAAAACAAGAAAGTAAAGAGTATTTGAGTGTGGCTTGCTTTCTGTCTTACTTTCATTTTCTCTTTATACTCGTCAAATTTGTGCAATTAATGCTCGTCTGTTATGCTGAAAATACGAACGAACGTTGGAGGAGAAAATAGAGGGAGCCGTTTTGATTTTGTCTTTCAACGGTAGGAAGAAAGGCTTGATGGGCCTTCAACGGTAGGAAGAAAGGTTTGATGGGCCTTCGGCCCAGTGATCTCGAAAGCTCTTGCGCCTTCGTTTGATGGGTTTTATTGGGTCTATAGCCAACAAGATGGCCGCAACCATTGATGGCCGGAAATCAGGACTCTCTAGATTAATGTTTAATAGAATAAGAGCAAACAGTTTAAAAACCAATGCATTTAGAAAAGCAACTAAGCAAGGGTAAGAGAAATGAGAGTGAAAGATCCCACTTTGCTCAGATGGGTTCAAATTAAGAATCCAATATAAACCTAGGGACCATGTGGTAAAGAAAACTTCACACAAGGAGAAAATGGTTAAATAACAAGGGATTTCAGACTCAAAACAAAACACCCTGGACCAAGGACCAAACACCAGGGCCAAGGCCAACAAATTTACCTAACAAAGTAGAAGTATAAACCAAACCCTCAGAAGCATCATGAATAAAGAGTGGAAATTTTAACTTTTATGAATGACATTTTGTATAATTATAGATGGTTTGCATCAATGCCATGTGCACCTCAACATACTTTAAAATAAAGTTGCCTACACCTCAACATAGCATCATCTTCTTTCTTCCACAAGAATGATGATGATTTTAGATTTAGCTCATCTTTAGATTAGACTAATGAAGAAGCACTGGTGTTAAACTGCTAATTGAAGATGCAAGATTCTAATTAGTTAGTTCTAACAGTTCCGATGCATACAGTAAACCTCCAAGGGAAATACGTCTTATACTTATAAAGGCTGCTAAATATGTCTATACAATGCAAAGCGATAACCAAGGACTATTTTTACAGATAATGATGAAGGGAAGCCACGCAAACAAACCTCTTTAAATATCTAAAGCAATAAAAGGGATGAACCCCAAACAATATATTCCGCGGAAACTCAATCCCCAGTCCTCTAATTACATGATCACTGTGAAAGCGGTTGTTGCCTGCCGTCTCCATTGTGTTCACCATTGTAAGGTTTAGTACTCCCCGACTTTCTCTTTGAGACCATAATCCACGTGATTGCCTCTAATATTACAGCAATCACACCCAAGGCAACAATGACACCTATGTAAGCTCTTTTCCACTTCTCTTCTGGGTCCAAAATATCTAAACCTTTAAACACATTAATGATACTGAGAATGACAATCGCATAACCAAGTCCGTGGTGGTAGACTCTCCAGTGAAATCTGTACTTGTGGTCCTTATTTGGTCTCAAAAACAATGCAAATATCTAATGAAAAACATCAAAAAAGAGAGATGCCATAAGATATTATATTTTCAGTCCGGTCACACTACAAATAAGGAAACAAAGACAAGACACAATTccaaaattattttcttatttaaaCAGCCAACATTAAATCTTAATATCAACAAGAATTGTTACAATACATATTATTAGACATGCATTGCTTGATTAATAGTTATCAGTCCCTTTCTGATGATGTTCAATTAATTTTACAAATGCTAAACAAAAATCCTAGCAGAACTATATAGAATGCCAAACGAGGGGACTGTTATACTTGCcataatattattaaaaataaaacattATGAATGCAAGAATAACCTACCTGAACTGTTGCGAGAACAAAGAGTGCAATTCCAATATTTCGGTGAGCACTGTACTTGACCCCCTTCGATTGACTCCCGAGCTTAAGACCTGTTCCCCAGCCAGCAACCCCAACAGCATAAGCTGAAACCTGGCAGAATGCATGAAGATAAAACCATGCTGGATCTGCTGACGGGAAAGTGCTCATATACCTCGCAATGATGATTCCTACTGGTAATAATATACCCCAACTCACAGCATTAAGAACTCCGTGAATCTGAAACAAAACGATGGATATATAATTACTTTTACTTCAGTTCAATCAAAGATACGATGCGTGATAAGACTAAGAAAGTGTTAAAAAAGAGGGGACAGAACCTATCacaataaaattttcaaatttatcAAATCCTCACCTTTTATAATAGTTACTTATATTATATCTACATGAAAACATAAAGATTAATTAACAAGTTATTTCTTGCTTGCTTGCTCTGAAATAATCCTGATAATGGCATTAAAACACGAACTTTGAACTAGCCTAAGCTGAAACTAATATTTCGAACTGCAGTAGGTAAATAAACCAATATTTAATTCTGAAATCAATTTGTGACTACTTTGGACTATATCACCCCAAATAAAACAGCCAGAAATTGCTGCAACCCTATTTAATTCTGTTAACACATAAATAAAATCAGCTTTACATACTAAATCCCAAAAAATCCAAAATTTTCTGATCTGTTTGACCATAGTAGTACAAAAATATGACCTGCAGATTAAAAAAAATCACTGTACAGTGGACCCAGCAGAAGAAACTGAAGGTGTAGAGCAGTTCAGAGTTCACACATTGTTGCTATGGTATCTCCTTACTACCAAACACATAAAAATTTCAGCTTTACATTCTTTATTcccaaataaaaaaaaatcaacaCTTCTCTCATTTTCTTTGACCATAGTACAAACAAAAAAACCCCTTTCTGAtagaaattcaaaattaaaacagCCATAGGAAAAAAACTGAAGGTCTAGAACAAGATCAAACATTGCTGCTATGCTGTCTTTTTCTGACAAACACTTAAAAATCTCAACTTTACACTCTCAATTCCAAGATCCATGCTTCATCATAtataattcaaaaacacacaaACACTTgcatatataatataaaaatctCAATTTTACATTCTTTGTTCATTCTAATTCATTCCAAGATCCATGCTTTATCAAAtataattcaaaaacacacaaAAACTTGCATATATATTCCAAAAATCTCGACTTTACACTCTTTATTCATTCTAATTCATTCCAAGATCCATGCTTTATCAAAtataattcaaaaacacacaaacacttgcatatatatatatatatatatatattaaaaaaatctcATCCATTAATTTGTATTCACATAATTCAAAAATCTAACATACAATTAAACAACTAAACGCACACAAAAAGGTCCAAAAAAGTACTTACATTCTTTTTCCTGTGTCTATCACCACCACCACCATCACCACTACTCATCCCACTAACCAAATCCAACCTCCCTTTGGAATTCAAATTAGCCGGCGAAAAATCATGTTTATCCGGCACGCCACCAGTCACCGACGCACCCACCTGCCACACCTGATTAACCATCGTCCCATTCAATTCCGGCAACACCACCGTGGCAAAAATCTTGAAAACCCCATCAGAAAACTCAGCACTTTTCTGGGTCACATCAAAACTCAACTTAGACTCAACAATTGGGCCATAAGATTCAATACTATAAGTCTTGACAACAACTGACCCATCAGAATTCTTAAGCCCAATAAGAGCTTGTGAGCCTATCATGCCCGTGGCTGTTGGGTTAATAGCCCAAGCAACCCATCCATTAGGCTTAGGTGGCGTTGCAACAAAAGCTACAGAAAGTGATGATTTTTTGGGATCATAAGTGTAGTGAAGATAGGAGTTGAGTTGGGGGAGGTCATTGCAGTGTTGGTAGAGCTTGTTGTTGGTGAACTTTTGGGAAGTGCAGGTGAGAGAGTGggagagagagaggagggagagagagatgaGAAAGAGGAGAGAGAGATTTGTAATAGAAGCCATTGATGTGAAAAGAAAAGCTTGAGAAGAGAGAAAGTGTGTTGTGGAAGAGAGACTTGCTGTAGATGTGGTGTTGAAGAGAGTCTTGCTTTTGTCTACATGATGTAGAATTTATAATTTCTTTATGTCTGGATTTGGTTCGAATTCACGTTCGTAATAGTTATTTTATGGAAAATTGTTAAAAAATTAAATTCGACCCTAAAATATTGGGTAGTCTCCAAAAATAAAGTATCTAACTTCTAATATATGTTTGCCTTTgattatcatacatcatttttctttgcatttttgtaatattcacaatttttggaaatttttgacattaattttgtatttattggatatttaaaaattcattattaatacccaaaaattataaaaattggggccaaatatttttattaggagggtaattagccccttaattttatttaggggtattattttcataaatataaatagttgatttactgttaattaattagttaattaatcataaaaaaatcagaaaaatcaagaaaatccccaattctctgaagttagggtttggagttcttggaattAAACCGGATTTTGAAAGTGATTATGTGCACCGATTTGATCATGTGAGTACTCGTTGTGAAGCTCTTTCAATCCTCTATCAATTTCTGTTATCAATTTCATGCGTAGTTTTATCGATTTTTGATTTGTATTTTCGGTTTTTAATTCGAATTCGGGTTTTGAGTTTGAGATGTTGTTTGTTGATTATGTGATTACGAGCTTAAAGATCGTCAAACAGGGAGTCGAACGGCACCGGTTTTGTGCTTGTTGGTGTCCGTTTTGAGCTTGCCGGAAAACGGCGACGCCGCCGCTGTTCTTCGCGATTCCGGCGTCGTGTTCGACGAGGACGAAGAAGGAACCAAGGGAACATCGTTTGTGTTGCTGTTGAACAGAAGCGTGGAATAAACGGGATTTAAATCACGCATTTTGATCGATTTTTGATCGCCGGAAAATCCCCGCCGACGTCGGGTTTCTGGGCAGCCATGGgcgttcttcgcgacccgggttcgactcggtttccaacccggtttcgactgggtttgatcctaaaaaccctaatctGAAACCCTGGAACATGTTtctgatatattatttatttattatattttctaaaatcagaaaatcagttttagtaattctaataattaattaaaaatcagttttaaattctgaaaattattataattaatttctaaattatcttattaatttataaattcgaatttaattatttaattaattatttaattatttattagttatctaattaattaataattaggtaattaattagtaattaggtaattaattaataaatagggattaaataatatgattaataatccgataattagttaatattatacgagtagtgattcgataatgagaattattattcgagcaatAATTTATTCGAAGAATGTCGTAATAATTGTTCGAATCGTATAAGTTATAGTAATAATATAATAGTTCGATAGTATTCGAGACTAgtgagtagctcgtatttataccagtagttaatcgttgagttagattataattcgagtagttagtatttattcgataaatagcgtatcagttagttgtatcgattatttatttataaataatcgatctaatcgaataagtaataataatttgtaaataattgtaataaatagtaattaatcctaataattagggattaattattttaaaatacaataattattagttaattatttaaaaatataattaaggattgtttaattataattaattaattataattaattattaattaattaaatcttgtttaattcaaaataattaaactgttagtccgatttgagcgaaacgaagacccttagacttagaaaaatgaaacgaatctaataaaaataattgtaagtcataatttcttccgaaagagagtggtcttgtgatagttaattgtttatatgccctattaggggtagaatcgattcaaataaatcccgaaaaattataaataaaatcaaatagggttaaTTAATATAGGTATGAGTCTCGTATCGATTCTAATAATAATTATGAGgttaaaattaattatgtgccttatgtgctacgtgctttactTGATTACGTGAATcttatgtgttatataattatatgtttagatatgcgagtcagatagaaacgcatgggtagattgatacggttacgtggtatcaattcaagatacgcgtatgtagtaaagtaactaaacgactatctttctatgattggttcagtatCAGCAAGGTAGATCAAGCTAGAGACCGAAtgcggtgagttgaaccaggttaagtacgcgcaagacacgttttcccctattctaaattcagaatagtgaattataccccattttacatatcagttacactttgataattcttgttcatatacactgatatacaattattgaatcttgtttatatttcatttcgattcttgatttcccCCAAgttattgaatcctctattcatattccaatacttttacccctgttacatatattatgatatatccttatattgggatacatcaaaagcattccgattgttccggatggttacgatacggatTGGGCATTACctagacctttaattaataggccatagttgcatgagtactccttatgttggttgggtctctgcagttgggtatagatccgcaccgtatcctgactgatcagcgggttatagtgcatatgttggttcttgtttccagtcttgttcctttggcactcgccagtgttgaCAAATTATTATCCTgtacagatacagatggttgttcaaaccagcaacTTATTGGTTTACTTATTCTTCTCTCTtaatactatatatatattgttacaggcttgttgagcaattttggctcattctCCTTTATTGTgattcctattgttttacagttaaggtagagaatgaaacccatcagaacccgcatagtcaagaagcgagtcaagcagcgggaccctcttataccaagagtgtttatccctattccagaagagagttttgagctaccagatcaggtgtaacaggataagtagtaacGTTGAGTTGAATACAACTTTTGTGtattttgaataaaagttgtgtggcgagaatgtagatagaataaagttttgtaacaaaaaGAGTTCTTAAGACATATTGTtttaaactggtttgtaataaagtcagtgtgtcgttcttgttttcaaatcttaaccttaaatgatcctgagtagtagtagtttggggtaattattttatttatattccGTTGTGCAAGATTAGTGAGTAGTTATtattagtaatgccccaaatctataccccggatttagAGGGTGTTACAATAAATTAACAATATAAGCCCCCAAATATTTTCCAACACCCGTATCGGTATGAAATATGAATACCCAATATACTCAATAACTCGTATTGTTTATCCATACAAACATTAACAACGAAATCGAAGACTTTTGAAAGTTTTATTCATGGCCTAAAATGAGTTTAAAAATTAaccaaaataaatttaaaaataaaatcatatatgtatagatattttaaaaatcatattacaATTTTAAGGCGATTTTTTTTAATGTGCTAATAAAAACGACTTTCTTGAAGACGAAACCGATTATTTGTTTCAAATTTAAATTTGAGAAACAAAATCGATTATCTTTGTCCATCAATATCATTATCAATCTCCAATCATCACAAAAGATCAGATAAATTATTATTAGTTTTGACTTTCGTAGAACATAAAATACTtaataatgataaaatataaCCACAAAATATAAAACAAATCAAACGTACCCAGTATATCCCGCAAAAGTAGAGTCTCGGTGGGTGTGATGTACGCAACATTCTCTTCATTCAAAAGAAGAGCGAGGCTGTTTCCACAAAATATTTCTTTAAATGAGAACATTCAATAgaatattaataataaataaataattaaaacaaaaataacaCATAAATAAAAGTAAGTTACAGTTATAGTGCAACTAACGGTGGAATATACTAGAAATATTTGGTTTCGGGTACATAACGTAACTTGATTGATTTCACTTAACGACATACATATACATACAGGTAGTTCGTAAGTATACTCAATTAATTCGGCGGATCATCTCATCATCAGTGTCGGCAATTGAATTAATTCAACAAAATCGAACTAGTAATAGTATAAACATGTAATGTAGTAGCAGTTGTGTTGTTTCTATAGCTTAATCGAAGATGGATTGGTCTTTACAACAAAAAGTAGAGTCATGGATCAGAGAGCAACGATTGAAGATCAGTTGGGCCGTGAAATGGCCCGTTGTGGTGATTAATTGGCCCTGGACTAGTGGACAGCAACAGAGGAAACGGATCAAGGAGGAGTTTGAGAAGAGGAAGAGACAGCTTGTTAATTTGTGTCATGCTGTTAAGGCGGATTCGATTTCTGATTTGCAGGATATATTGTGTTGTATGTTGCTTTCGGAATGCGTTTATAAGGTTTGTTTTCGGTTTCCCCTCTTTCGTGTTTGTTTGCGAGTTTTTTGTGTTTATGAATGTTGTTTGTTTGTTATTTGAGGTTAATGATAGGTTAGGGTTTATTGAAATGCGTGTGAGATTAGTGGTGTAAGATTGTAAATGTATTAGGAATTAGGAATTTAAGTTATGATTGTTTTGGAGTAGGGATTATATGAAATTAGTGATGTGAGATTGTAAATGTATTAGGAATTTAAGTTATGATTGTTTTGGAGTAGGGATTGTATGGGAAGGGAAGTGATAGGTTGTTCGGAGGAAGAGGACGATGCCTCTTTGTGTCACATTGTGTTTAATAATGTGGTTCGATGTACATTATTTTAGGATATGTGAGTTGACAAATGAAGGCAGTCTTATACTTGTTGAGAGGCAACTAAAGGAAAGCAAGGATCTATGGTAATTTTTTTTAGTGTTTTTGTGTCACCCTTGTAGCTTGTTGCTACTCAAAAAAATAATAACCAGGTTTTATCATAGTTCATCGGTAGTACCATAATTCAAGGGTGGCATGATGAAAAATTGTCCACCGAGGCTGAAGGGGCAACTTCTATAGGGTAGGCTTCTGGCTTCTGATTTGGTTTGGGTTGAATTATGGGTTTTAAGGAATTAGTCGAAGTTAGATGCAACCTAAATGAGGATGTTGCGGTGGACTAATGGTCGAACCATATTGGAAGAAATACTTATTGATGTTTTAAAAGGGTTTGGATTCAAACATATCCATACCTATCTCAGAGGAAGTAAGGGAGAGGAGATTGTGGTGATTTTGACACATCCCGGGTGGCGTATGTCGAGTGTGGACTCATGTGTGTTGGGTGAACAGTATTTTAGTTGAGGGATCGAGGGAGAGAGGCAGATCACG
This window contains:
- the LOC141671746 gene encoding cytochrome b561 and DOMON domain-containing protein At3g25290-like, encoding MASITNLSLLFLISLSLLSLSHSLTCTSQKFTNNKLYQHCNDLPQLNSYLHYTYDPKKSSLSVAFVATPPKPNGWVAWAINPTATGMIGSQALIGLKNSDGSVVVKTYSIESYGPIVESKLSFDVTQKSAEFSDGVFKIFATVVLPELNGTMVNQVWQVGASVTGGVPDKHDFSPANLNSKGRLDLVSGMSSGDGGGGDRHRKKNIHGVLNAVSWGILLPVGIIIARYMSTFPSADPAWFYLHAFCQVSAYAVGVAGWGTGLKLGSQSKGVKYSAHRNIGIALFVLATVQIFALFLRPNKDHKYRFHWRVYHHGLGYAIVILSIINVFKGLDILDPEEKWKRAYIGVIVALGVIAVILEAITWIMVSKRKSGSTKPYNGEHNGDGRQQPLSQ